One segment of Acidovorax sp. DW039 DNA contains the following:
- a CDS encoding GNAT family acetyltransferase, protein MTARWRVRVFEPADEQAVVALWHACGLVRPWNDPHKDIARKRDFQPELFLVGVLDIDGREVLVATAMAGYDGHRGSVYYLAISPEHQRASLGRALMDEIERRLCALGCPKINILVRTGNAQVLHFYEKLGYTRDDAYSIGKRLISDL, encoded by the coding sequence ATGACTGCCCGTTGGCGCGTCCGGGTCTTTGAGCCTGCTGATGAGCAGGCTGTGGTGGCCTTGTGGCATGCCTGCGGGTTGGTGCGGCCTTGGAATGACCCGCACAAGGACATCGCGCGCAAGCGGGATTTCCAGCCCGAGCTATTTCTGGTGGGGGTGCTGGATATTGATGGTCGCGAGGTATTGGTGGCCACCGCCATGGCGGGCTACGATGGACATCGCGGTTCTGTCTATTACCTGGCCATCTCTCCGGAGCACCAGCGGGCTAGCTTGGGTCGCGCCTTGATGGATGAAATCGAGAGGCGGCTGTGCGCTCTTGGTTGTCCCAAGATCAACATCCTGGTGCGTACGGGCAACGCCCAGGTGCTTCACTTTTACGAAAAACTGGGATACACGCGGGATGACGCCTACTCCATTGGTAAGCGTTTGATATCTGATCTGTGA
- the glyA gene encoding serine hydroxymethyltransferase: MYDRNILVEQTDPELFAAIQAENARQEHHIELIASENYASPAVMWAQGTQLTNKYAEGYPGKRYYGGCEHVDVAEQLAIDRVKKIFGADAANVQPHCGASANEAVFLAFLKPGDTIMGMSLAEGGHLTHGMPLNMSGKWFNVVSYGLDKNEAIDYDAMEAKAREHKPKLIVAGASAYSLHIDFARFAKIAKEIGAIFMVDMAHYAGLIAAGVYPNPVPHADVVTSTTHKSLRGPRGGIILMKAEHEKAINSAIFPGLQGGPLMHVIAAKAVAFKEALTPEFKAYQEQVVKNAKVVAETLTQRGLRIVSGGTQSHVMLVDLRAKGITGKEAEAVLGAAHMTINKNAIPNDPEKPMVTSGVRIGTPAMTTRGFKEEEARMTANLIADVLDNPRDEANIAAVREKVNALTARFPVYR; this comes from the coding sequence ATGTACGACCGCAACATTCTTGTCGAACAAACCGACCCCGAACTCTTTGCCGCCATCCAGGCTGAAAACGCCCGGCAAGAGCATCACATCGAGCTGATCGCCAGCGAAAACTACGCCTCCCCTGCAGTGATGTGGGCCCAGGGCACCCAGCTCACCAACAAGTACGCAGAGGGCTATCCAGGCAAGCGTTACTACGGTGGCTGTGAGCATGTGGACGTGGCCGAGCAACTGGCCATCGATCGCGTCAAGAAGATCTTCGGCGCCGATGCTGCCAATGTGCAGCCCCACTGCGGCGCATCGGCCAATGAGGCCGTGTTCCTGGCCTTCCTCAAGCCCGGCGACACCATCATGGGCATGAGCCTGGCCGAAGGCGGTCACCTGACCCACGGCATGCCGCTGAACATGTCGGGCAAGTGGTTCAACGTGGTCAGCTACGGTCTGGACAAGAACGAAGCCATTGACTACGACGCGATGGAAGCCAAGGCCCGTGAGCACAAGCCCAAGCTGATCGTGGCTGGCGCCTCTGCCTACAGCCTGCACATCGACTTCGCTCGTTTCGCCAAGATCGCCAAGGAAATTGGCGCGATCTTCATGGTGGACATGGCCCACTACGCAGGCCTGATCGCCGCGGGCGTGTACCCCAACCCCGTGCCCCACGCTGACGTGGTCACATCCACCACGCACAAGAGCCTGCGTGGCCCCCGTGGCGGCATCATCCTGATGAAGGCCGAGCATGAAAAGGCCATCAACAGCGCCATCTTCCCCGGCCTGCAAGGCGGTCCGCTGATGCACGTGATTGCAGCCAAGGCCGTGGCATTCAAGGAAGCGCTGACACCCGAGTTCAAGGCCTACCAGGAACAGGTGGTCAAGAACGCCAAGGTGGTGGCCGAGACGCTGACACAACGTGGCCTGCGCATCGTGAGCGGTGGAACGCAAAGCCACGTGATGCTGGTGGACCTGCGTGCCAAGGGCATCACCGGCAAGGAAGCCGAGGCCGTGCTGGGCGCTGCCCACATGACCATCAACAAAAACGCCATCCCCAACGACCCTGAAAAGCCGATGGTGACCAGCGGTGTGCGCATTGGCACCCCCGCCATGACCACACGCGGCTTCAAGGAAGAAGAAGCGCGCATGACGGCCAACCTGATCGCCGACGTGCTGGACAACCCACGCGACGAAGCCAACATCGCTGCGGTGCGTGAAAAGGTCAATGCGCTGACTGCGCGTTTCCCTGTCTATCGCTAA
- a CDS encoding NAD(P)H-hydrate dehydratase — translation MQRISTQQRHPLFDTAATRLIEKTAASSLPPHTLMQRAGLAVARLAQALAPHARTIWIACGPGNNGGDGLEAATHLTGQGRRVVISCASVPDQLPPDARASWEKARSTAGMDWSLLPPEALSPEDLCIDALLGIGVRALKPQATPSSHRDDWMTMCLRHLHQTQAKVLAIDIPSGLDADTGQYAPGFAPDSHTAPPAQRVTPVGERRHTLSLLTLKPGLFTAQGRDAAGTVWWDSLGIHPNTIAEPCAWLATRPQAAPRLHTSHKGSYGDTAVIGGEGLTRRGMGMTGAAWLAASAALHGGSGRVLLSLLDDTPITTGMQPELMLRRFDALELERLNVVCGCGGGEAVRSVLAPVLQRAEQLVLDADALNALSGDAELQGLLVLRSVQGKNTVLTPHPLEAARLLGSDTPHVQADRLKAAQELARKFQCTVVLKGSGTVVASPQGPTFINPTGNGRLATAGTGDVLAGLIGAKLASGLPAADAAVQAVFAHGEAADNWPVGSPLTAGLLAQSLV, via the coding sequence ATGCAACGCATATCCACCCAACAAAGGCACCCGCTCTTCGATACCGCCGCTACGCGGCTGATCGAGAAGACCGCTGCATCCAGCCTGCCACCGCACACCTTGATGCAGCGAGCAGGACTAGCGGTAGCGCGCCTTGCCCAAGCGCTTGCGCCCCACGCTCGCACCATCTGGATCGCCTGCGGCCCCGGCAACAACGGTGGCGATGGCCTGGAAGCAGCCACACACCTGACAGGGCAAGGCAGGCGGGTAGTCATCAGCTGCGCGAGCGTGCCCGACCAATTACCGCCGGATGCCAGGGCATCGTGGGAAAAAGCACGCAGCACAGCAGGCATGGATTGGAGCCTGCTGCCGCCCGAGGCTTTGAGCCCGGAGGACCTATGCATTGACGCACTTTTGGGCATAGGGGTTCGCGCCCTCAAGCCCCAGGCAACCCCATCATCCCATCGTGACGACTGGATGACCATGTGCTTGCGGCACCTGCATCAGACGCAGGCTAAGGTGCTTGCCATCGACATTCCATCGGGCCTGGATGCAGATACTGGGCAATACGCGCCGGGTTTTGCGCCTGACTCGCACACAGCTCCGCCTGCGCAGCGCGTCACCCCCGTCGGCGAGCGCAGACACACACTCAGTCTGCTCACGCTCAAACCCGGGCTCTTCACCGCGCAAGGCCGGGATGCTGCGGGAACCGTGTGGTGGGATAGCCTGGGCATTCACCCCAACACCATTGCAGAGCCATGCGCTTGGCTAGCCACTCGCCCTCAGGCAGCGCCTCGCCTACACACCAGCCACAAGGGCAGCTACGGAGACACTGCAGTCATCGGGGGGGAAGGCTTGACCCGGCGAGGCATGGGCATGACGGGCGCCGCGTGGCTGGCCGCGTCTGCAGCTCTGCACGGTGGTTCTGGTCGAGTGCTTCTGAGCCTGCTGGACGACACCCCGATCACGACCGGGATGCAACCCGAGCTGATGCTGCGCCGCTTCGATGCCTTGGAACTGGAGCGCTTGAACGTCGTGTGCGGATGTGGCGGCGGCGAGGCCGTTCGCTCGGTGCTGGCACCGGTGCTGCAGCGCGCAGAGCAGTTGGTGCTGGATGCCGATGCACTCAATGCACTGAGCGGTGATGCGGAACTGCAAGGATTGCTGGTCCTCCGATCCGTACAGGGCAAAAACACCGTACTGACACCACACCCTCTGGAAGCCGCACGCCTGCTGGGTAGCGACACGCCACACGTCCAGGCAGATCGTTTGAAGGCAGCGCAGGAACTGGCGCGCAAATTTCAATGCACCGTCGTTCTCAAGGGCTCCGGGACGGTGGTCGCAAGTCCTCAAGGCCCCACCTTCATCAACCCTACCGGCAATGGCCGACTGGCTACGGCCGGTACAGGTGATGTGCTGGCCGGGCTCATCGGAGCCAAGCTCGCCTCTGGTTTGCCTGCAGCAGACGCTGCAGTGCAAGCCGTTTTCGCGCACGGGGAAGCTGCAGACAACTGGCCTGTGGGCAGCCCCCTCACGGCTGGGCTTCTAGCCCAGAGTCTCGTCTGA
- a CDS encoding FAD-dependent oxidoreductase, with protein sequence MKIAIVGAGIAGVTTAYELAQDGHEVTVLDQRSAAAEESSFANGGLLGPCLSIPGSFARKGGLGALEHWSPKISLRLAQGAGLQGLVWRWRWSGSRTPIQTLESMARYSAERTANIATRHELDFDATQGRMLLFRSAKERTHFQPAIDWLREAGTPLEDISPDKARQLEPGLSPEAPLDSAVLLPRASAGNCRLFAQLLRQGLQTAGVQFCFGSQITRLATQPTEIHIASEPIPRRFDAVVLCTGSATAALLKPLGIKLPMAAVYGYSVSAPLREATHAPLASAVDMQRQITITRQGQRIRITGGYELGAHDAPHHHPSLQQLYQTINDWFPGGAQLSSQLQIWRGARPTLPDAAPIVGASGIPGLWINAGHGAAGWALACGSARATADLIAQRNPDISLQGFEVGRF encoded by the coding sequence ATGAAGATCGCCATTGTGGGCGCCGGCATTGCTGGCGTGACCACTGCCTATGAGTTGGCCCAGGATGGCCACGAGGTCACGGTGCTGGACCAGCGCAGCGCCGCCGCCGAAGAATCCAGCTTTGCCAACGGAGGATTGCTGGGCCCATGCCTGAGCATTCCCGGCTCTTTTGCCCGAAAAGGCGGACTAGGGGCGCTGGAGCACTGGTCCCCCAAAATATCCCTGCGGCTGGCCCAAGGGGCAGGCCTGCAAGGTTTGGTCTGGCGGTGGCGCTGGTCAGGCAGCCGCACGCCGATCCAGACCCTGGAGAGCATGGCCCGCTACAGCGCCGAGCGCACAGCAAACATCGCGACACGCCATGAGCTGGACTTCGACGCGACACAGGGACGAATGCTGCTTTTTCGCTCTGCAAAAGAACGCACGCACTTCCAACCCGCCATAGATTGGCTGCGCGAAGCAGGTACGCCGCTGGAAGACATATCCCCCGACAAGGCACGCCAGCTGGAGCCCGGCCTCTCACCCGAAGCCCCTCTGGACAGCGCGGTGCTGCTCCCACGAGCCAGCGCAGGCAATTGCCGCCTGTTCGCCCAGCTGCTGCGGCAGGGCCTGCAGACTGCGGGGGTGCAGTTCTGCTTTGGTAGCCAGATCACCCGGCTGGCAACCCAGCCCACAGAAATCCACATCGCCAGCGAACCGATCCCCCGAAGATTTGACGCCGTGGTGCTGTGCACGGGCTCCGCCACTGCAGCACTGCTCAAACCTTTGGGCATCAAGCTTCCGATGGCAGCGGTGTACGGCTACTCGGTCAGCGCCCCATTGCGCGAAGCCACCCACGCTCCATTGGCCAGCGCGGTGGACATGCAACGCCAGATCACCATTACGCGGCAAGGCCAGCGCATTCGCATTACCGGGGGTTACGAGCTTGGGGCCCATGATGCGCCGCATCACCACCCCAGCCTGCAGCAGCTTTATCAAACCATCAACGACTGGTTCCCCGGCGGGGCGCAGCTTTCATCCCAACTGCAAATCTGGCGGGGTGCCCGCCCCACCCTCCCCGACGCCGCACCCATTGTCGGAGCGAGTGGCATACCCGGCCTCTGGATCAATGCGGGGCATGGTGCCGCGGGATGGGCTCTGGCCTGCGGCAGCGCCCGGGCCACTGCAGACCTCATCGCACAGCGCAATCCGGACATCAGCCTGCAGGGCTTTGAGGTGGGGCGCTTTTAG
- the nrdR gene encoding transcriptional regulator NrdR — MKCPFCGHLETQVVETRVSEDGVFIRRRRQCGACDKRFTTYERPEVNFPAIVKKDGRRIEYERGKLLASFNLALRKRPVSTEQIDSAIERIEEKLLNLGQREVNSGRIGELVMRELKKLDKVAYIRFASVYRSFEDIDEFRALVDEVRK, encoded by the coding sequence ATGAAATGCCCCTTCTGCGGACACCTGGAAACGCAAGTCGTTGAAACGCGGGTGTCTGAAGACGGGGTTTTCATCCGGCGCCGCCGCCAGTGCGGTGCCTGCGACAAACGGTTTACCACCTACGAACGGCCGGAAGTGAATTTCCCGGCCATCGTCAAGAAAGACGGACGCCGCATCGAATACGAGCGCGGCAAGCTACTCGCCTCTTTCAACCTGGCGTTGCGCAAGCGCCCGGTCAGCACCGAACAGATCGACAGCGCCATTGAGCGCATTGAAGAAAAGCTGCTCAACCTGGGGCAGCGCGAAGTCAACTCCGGCAGGATTGGCGAGTTGGTCATGCGCGAGCTCAAGAAGCTCGACAAGGTGGCCTACATCCGGTTTGCCAGCGTCTATCGCAGCTTTGAAGACATCGACGAGTTCCGCGCACTTGTGGATGAAGTGCGCAAGTAA
- a CDS encoding lytic transglycosylase domain-containing protein has protein sequence MTASGKIVSGVRTFVTDVTNGFLEITHNSFALIGLAVAFVVITLTARPDLRQAGEEQLMNWLQARQVAALGMPVEPEASERATASNPKDLPKEQAAVAFWLSKKYKVAAEPLSVLVAEAYDIGTRTKLDPTLILAIMAIESNFNPFAQSAVGAQGLMQVMTTVHTDKYQNFGGHFAAFDPVTNLRVGVKVLQECIAKAGSIEGGLRYYVGAANMADDGGYTAKVMAEHARLRQVANGRAVPVNAPVMLSTQAPAGAAQGTPAASRTNAGSQEAGDSKVALLSTGL, from the coding sequence ATGACAGCGTCAGGAAAAATTGTCTCCGGCGTACGAACTTTCGTGACCGACGTGACGAACGGTTTTCTTGAAATCACCCACAACAGTTTTGCCCTCATCGGGTTGGCTGTTGCCTTTGTAGTCATTACTTTGACGGCGCGGCCCGATCTGCGCCAAGCAGGAGAAGAACAGTTGATGAACTGGCTGCAGGCCAGACAGGTTGCCGCACTTGGCATGCCTGTGGAGCCCGAAGCCAGTGAGCGTGCTACTGCCAGCAATCCCAAAGACCTGCCCAAAGAGCAGGCCGCGGTTGCGTTCTGGCTGAGCAAGAAATACAAGGTTGCCGCCGAGCCGCTGAGTGTGCTGGTGGCCGAGGCCTACGATATCGGTACCCGTACCAAACTGGACCCGACTCTCATCCTCGCCATCATGGCGATTGAATCGAATTTCAATCCGTTTGCTCAAAGCGCCGTAGGCGCGCAGGGCCTGATGCAGGTCATGACCACGGTCCACACAGACAAGTACCAGAACTTTGGCGGTCACTTCGCAGCCTTCGATCCCGTCACCAACCTGCGGGTAGGCGTCAAGGTACTGCAGGAATGCATTGCCAAGGCGGGCTCCATTGAGGGCGGTCTGCGCTATTACGTTGGCGCTGCCAATATGGCCGACGACGGTGGCTACACGGCCAAAGTCATGGCAGAGCATGCACGCTTGCGACAAGTCGCCAATGGCCGAGCCGTGCCGGTCAATGCCCCTGTCATGCTGTCCACACAGGCCCCCGCTGGTGCGGCCCAAGGTACGCCCGCAGCATCACGAACCAACGCTGGCAGCCAGGAAGCTGGTGACAGCAAGGTGGCACTCCTCTCTACAGGGCTTTGA
- a CDS encoding DUF349 domain-containing protein, producing MFPFFSRNKMSEAPEVNPAPAKTQEPHPLDALTGGAFSAATSGERASRIREWLATQPAPEQLQEVFKELSGRDKGAARAIRERLDEIRRAKGQEAIAAEWAEKAQALLAASKLNIADALAWQRDAAKAGAPLSREPLSLLKVQIAERVKVIEDLQHRVQVQREAAVLLAQRIEVLSTKSWRDAQAALELLRADVGRWQEQAQELTSDPSWVSVEARFPSLLDSSRAQLLVVWEAFQPALAQAVAAAEDAAAPLPPVPVWADELRVARGIPLETGAAQKPARAAKPKVAPEVRDKAVSAVKEALAVLEKETSEGHGKASAGAASALRAVLKVHGRHIDGSLEQQVHAALVAAGELEGWQRWSADQVREELVAKAEALLQRPDGQALGGRKMQETLRQLREQWKQADQGGAANHALWKKFDEACNQAHKVVEAWLEKVRAEAAEHKAQRLALIEEVKAWAQQHAASGDWKGIQRALYQFGDRWRESGHVGEKLFAELQPLWKQAIAAAAAPLEAAQKESLARRHSMIEEATALGAAPMLRIDAVKALQQRWQAEAQAVPMDRKQEQKLWDAFRKPIDEAFNRKSADRERAATELSARDRVVLEASKALEAANAAGDAQQIRAAMQALEAALRGQAQAAQAVADANANEEKNALAPADSAQQATENVAPAEAPSEAPAAPAKPAAKSVVAVRGDDRPGMKKEAPAAGVRGVRPGDRRDGRPGDRDAQRGARGEGRFGDRGGRFGDRPEREDRGPRLGDAAFRAQREAMEHAQQALKKLAAQAHGEALTQLLTAWEKRDAAQIPPAQELGSRVTASVRSAWSQALSAAPKADAAQALLRLEMAAEVPTPAEHIAARRMLQLQLLTRRNDPAPAQTWAEDTAAVLAAASDASSARRLQNVLKVLLRK from the coding sequence ATGTTTCCTTTTTTTTCTCGCAACAAAATGTCCGAAGCACCTGAAGTGAATCCGGCCCCGGCCAAAACCCAAGAGCCGCATCCACTGGATGCTTTGACCGGCGGAGCTTTCTCTGCCGCCACGTCAGGAGAGCGTGCTTCGCGCATCCGTGAATGGCTGGCCACCCAGCCCGCACCTGAGCAGCTCCAGGAGGTTTTCAAGGAGTTGAGCGGACGTGACAAGGGCGCAGCCCGTGCCATCCGCGAGCGTCTGGATGAGATCCGGCGTGCCAAGGGGCAGGAAGCCATTGCAGCGGAATGGGCGGAGAAGGCCCAGGCACTGCTCGCTGCTTCCAAGCTCAATATTGCGGATGCCTTGGCTTGGCAGCGTGACGCGGCCAAAGCGGGTGCTCCTCTTTCGCGTGAGCCTCTGTCGCTGCTCAAGGTGCAAATTGCAGAGCGCGTGAAGGTCATCGAAGATCTGCAGCACCGGGTTCAGGTGCAGCGCGAGGCGGCTGTGCTGCTGGCTCAGCGCATTGAAGTGCTGTCCACCAAGTCTTGGCGAGATGCGCAGGCGGCCTTGGAGTTGCTGCGTGCGGATGTCGGGCGCTGGCAAGAGCAGGCCCAGGAACTGACCAGCGATCCCAGCTGGGTCAGTGTGGAGGCGCGTTTTCCTTCCCTGCTCGACTCCTCACGTGCACAACTGCTGGTGGTCTGGGAGGCATTTCAGCCCGCGCTGGCCCAGGCGGTAGCAGCGGCCGAAGATGCTGCAGCTCCCTTGCCGCCTGTCCCTGTCTGGGCCGATGAGTTGCGGGTGGCGCGGGGTATTCCCCTGGAGACAGGTGCCGCTCAGAAGCCTGCTCGCGCTGCCAAACCCAAGGTGGCCCCCGAGGTGCGCGACAAGGCTGTGAGCGCTGTGAAGGAAGCTCTGGCCGTTCTGGAAAAGGAAACCTCAGAAGGTCATGGCAAGGCCAGCGCCGGGGCAGCATCGGCATTGCGTGCGGTGCTGAAGGTGCATGGCCGTCATATCGATGGTTCTCTGGAGCAGCAGGTTCACGCAGCACTGGTCGCTGCGGGTGAACTGGAAGGCTGGCAGCGCTGGAGCGCCGACCAGGTGCGCGAAGAGCTCGTTGCCAAGGCGGAGGCCCTGCTGCAGCGCCCCGACGGCCAGGCGCTGGGTGGTCGCAAGATGCAGGAAACCTTGCGCCAGTTGCGCGAGCAGTGGAAGCAGGCGGACCAAGGCGGCGCTGCCAACCATGCGCTGTGGAAGAAATTTGACGAAGCTTGCAACCAGGCCCACAAGGTAGTGGAGGCCTGGCTGGAAAAAGTGCGGGCAGAGGCTGCAGAGCACAAAGCCCAGCGTCTTGCACTGATTGAAGAGGTCAAGGCTTGGGCGCAGCAGCATGCTGCGTCTGGTGACTGGAAGGGTATTCAGCGCGCCTTGTACCAGTTTGGCGACCGCTGGCGTGAAAGCGGTCATGTGGGTGAAAAGCTGTTTGCTGAACTGCAACCGTTGTGGAAGCAGGCCATTGCTGCGGCTGCCGCTCCGCTGGAAGCCGCCCAGAAGGAGAGCCTTGCACGCCGTCATTCCATGATCGAAGAGGCCACGGCCTTGGGCGCTGCACCTATGCTGCGTATTGATGCCGTGAAGGCCTTGCAGCAGCGCTGGCAGGCCGAGGCCCAGGCAGTGCCCATGGATCGCAAGCAGGAGCAAAAACTCTGGGATGCTTTCCGTAAGCCGATTGACGAGGCATTTAACCGCAAGTCGGCAGATCGTGAGCGCGCCGCTACCGAACTGAGCGCGCGCGACCGCGTGGTACTGGAAGCTTCCAAGGCTTTGGAGGCTGCCAACGCGGCAGGAGATGCACAGCAGATACGCGCCGCCATGCAGGCACTGGAAGCTGCGCTGCGTGGCCAGGCGCAGGCAGCGCAGGCTGTGGCTGATGCCAATGCAAATGAGGAAAAAAATGCTCTAGCGCCCGCAGATTCAGCGCAGCAAGCTACAGAAAATGTAGCGCCTGCGGAGGCTCCCTCTGAGGCCCCGGCTGCACCTGCCAAGCCTGCTGCGAAGTCTGTGGTGGCCGTGCGGGGGGATGATCGCCCTGGAATGAAGAAAGAGGCACCCGCGGCAGGGGTGCGTGGTGTGCGCCCCGGTGATCGCAGGGATGGTCGTCCTGGTGATCGGGATGCCCAGCGTGGTGCGCGTGGCGAAGGTCGCTTTGGTGATCGCGGTGGCCGTTTTGGTGACAGGCCTGAACGTGAGGACCGTGGCCCGCGTCTGGGTGACGCTGCTTTCCGCGCGCAACGCGAGGCCATGGAGCATGCCCAGCAAGCCTTGAAGAAGCTGGCGGCACAGGCCCATGGCGAGGCCCTGACGCAGCTGCTGACTGCGTGGGAAAAGCGCGATGCAGCGCAGATTCCGCCCGCCCAGGAACTGGGGAGCCGGGTCACGGCGTCGGTTCGCTCTGCATGGTCGCAGGCGCTTTCTGCAGCTCCCAAGGCAGATGCTGCGCAAGCGCTGCTGCGCCTGGAAATGGCGGCGGAGGTCCCTACCCCGGCTGAGCACATTGCAGCCCGCCGCATGTTGCAACTGCAACTGCTCACGCGTCGTAACGATCCTGCGCCAGCCCAGACCTGGGCGGAAGACACGGCAGCGGTGCTTGCTGCTGCTAGCGATGCATCCAGCGCACGCCGACTGCAGAACGTTCTGAAAGTTTTGCTTCGCAAGTAA
- the rnr gene encoding ribonuclease R codes for MYIKKNSASAGVAHLSDEIEGSVQGHRDGHGFVIRDDGDGDIYLPPNEMRAVLHKDRVRVRIVRQDRRGRPEGRVVEIIERPPQPIIGRLLQESGVWLVAPEDKRYGQDVLIPKGATGAAKPGQVVVVELTEPPALFGQPVGRITEVLGEVDDPGMEIEIAVRKYGVPHEFSEDCLAQAKALPDKVRAQDKKRRVDLTDVPLVTIDGEDARDFDDAVYCEPAKVGRSKGWRLLVAIADVSHYVETGSAIDIDAYDRATSVYFPRRVIPMLPEKLSNGLCSLNPEVERLCMVCDMLVTAKGEVHAYQFYPAVMFSHARFTYTEVAAILANTRGPEATKRKARVKDLLNLHDVYRALLGARHERGAVDFETTETQIICDENGRIEKIVPRTRNDAHRLIEEAMLAANVCSADFIAQGGQPGLFRVHEGPTPEKQEILRSYLKAMGVGMSISENPKPSEFQAIAEATKERPDAQQIHTMLLRSMQQAIYTPVNSGHFGLAFEAYTHFTSPIRRYPDLLVHRVIKAILNKTQYKLPALPTPGEAHAKLAKRLASRVAPPGTKPQKEAKPASREVQAWEAAGLHCSANERRADEASRDVEAWLKCKYMREHLGEEYSGVVSAATSFGIFVTLDAMYVEGLVHITELGGEYFKFDEARQELRGERTGIRYAIGTRVQVQVSRVDLDGRKIDFRLVRDTDELVGRALKDKGVAGEVSPSTSGRKGRSSTRNASSSPKARKPSEPVMEMDMAPRNVRGRAAPPARAVKGASKPASKGKATKQKGGRKTRRG; via the coding sequence TTGTATATCAAAAAAAACTCAGCTAGCGCAGGCGTTGCGCACCTCTCGGACGAAATTGAAGGCAGTGTCCAGGGGCACCGGGATGGGCATGGATTTGTCATCCGTGATGACGGAGATGGAGACATCTACCTGCCCCCCAATGAAATGCGGGCGGTTTTGCACAAAGATAGGGTGCGTGTGCGCATCGTGCGCCAAGACCGCCGGGGCCGTCCAGAAGGTCGGGTGGTAGAGATCATTGAGCGTCCGCCTCAACCCATCATCGGCCGTTTGCTGCAGGAAAGCGGTGTCTGGCTGGTCGCGCCCGAGGACAAGCGTTACGGTCAGGATGTGCTGATTCCCAAGGGGGCCACGGGGGCTGCCAAACCAGGGCAGGTGGTTGTGGTGGAGTTGACGGAGCCGCCCGCGCTCTTTGGGCAACCGGTGGGGCGTATCACCGAAGTGCTGGGTGAGGTGGATGATCCGGGCATGGAAATTGAGATCGCCGTGCGCAAGTACGGGGTGCCTCACGAGTTTTCCGAAGACTGTCTGGCCCAGGCCAAGGCTTTGCCCGACAAGGTGCGGGCGCAGGACAAGAAGCGCCGGGTAGACCTGACCGATGTACCACTCGTCACCATCGACGGCGAAGATGCGCGTGACTTTGATGATGCTGTGTATTGCGAGCCTGCGAAGGTGGGGCGCAGCAAGGGCTGGCGCCTGCTGGTGGCCATTGCCGATGTGAGCCACTATGTGGAGACCGGTAGTGCCATCGACATCGATGCGTACGACCGGGCCACCAGCGTGTATTTCCCGCGTCGTGTGATTCCTATGCTGCCCGAAAAGCTGAGCAACGGGCTGTGCTCGCTGAACCCTGAAGTGGAACGGCTTTGCATGGTGTGCGACATGCTCGTGACCGCCAAGGGGGAGGTGCATGCCTACCAGTTCTACCCGGCGGTAATGTTCAGCCATGCCCGCTTCACGTACACCGAGGTCGCCGCCATTCTGGCCAACACCCGCGGACCGGAGGCTACCAAGCGCAAGGCGCGCGTCAAAGATCTGCTGAATCTCCACGATGTTTATCGCGCATTGCTGGGTGCAAGGCACGAGCGCGGTGCCGTGGACTTTGAAACCACCGAGACACAGATCATTTGTGACGAGAATGGTCGCATCGAAAAAATCGTTCCCCGCACCCGTAACGATGCACACCGGCTGATCGAAGAAGCCATGTTGGCGGCCAATGTCTGCAGTGCCGACTTCATCGCCCAAGGGGGGCAACCAGGGCTGTTCCGGGTGCATGAGGGGCCGACTCCTGAAAAGCAAGAGATTTTGCGCAGCTACCTCAAAGCGATGGGGGTAGGCATGTCGATCAGCGAGAACCCGAAGCCGTCAGAATTTCAGGCCATTGCAGAAGCCACCAAGGAGCGGCCTGATGCGCAGCAGATTCACACCATGCTGCTGCGCTCCATGCAGCAGGCCATCTACACACCGGTGAACAGTGGGCACTTTGGCTTGGCATTTGAGGCCTATACCCATTTCACCAGCCCGATTCGGCGCTATCCCGATTTGTTGGTGCACCGGGTCATCAAGGCCATTCTGAACAAAACCCAGTACAAGTTGCCCGCGTTGCCCACTCCTGGCGAGGCGCATGCCAAGCTGGCCAAGCGTCTGGCGTCCCGGGTGGCACCTCCGGGCACCAAGCCGCAGAAGGAAGCCAAACCCGCCAGTCGTGAAGTGCAGGCGTGGGAAGCCGCAGGCTTGCACTGCAGCGCCAACGAGCGCCGCGCCGATGAGGCCAGCCGTGACGTGGAAGCCTGGCTCAAGTGCAAATACATGCGTGAGCATCTGGGCGAGGAGTACAGCGGCGTGGTGAGTGCCGCCACAAGTTTCGGCATCTTCGTCACGCTGGATGCCATGTACGTGGAAGGTCTGGTGCACATCACCGAGCTGGGCGGCGAGTACTTCAAGTTCGATGAAGCGCGTCAGGAACTGCGCGGCGAGCGCACAGGTATTCGCTACGCCATTGGCACAAGGGTGCAGGTGCAGGTGAGTCGCGTGGATCTGGACGGGCGCAAGATCGACTTCCGTCTGGTGCGTGATACGGATGAGCTCGTGGGGCGTGCGCTCAAAGACAAGGGTGTCGCAGGCGAGGTGTCTCCGTCCACGTCGGGGCGCAAGGGGCGAAGCAGCACGCGCAACGCTTCTTCCTCCCCAAAAGCTCGCAAACCGTCAGAGCCCGTGATGGAGATGGATATGGCACCGCGAAATGTCCGGGGTAGGGCTGCACCCCCTGCGCGTGCTGTCAAAGGTGCTTCCAAGCCTGCGTCCAAAGGAAAAGCGACCAAGCAAAAGGGCGGTCGCAAAACCCGCAGGGGTTAA